One segment of Acidimicrobiales bacterium DNA contains the following:
- a CDS encoding acyl carrier protein encodes MTTRATEQAVVELEFYRHLADELDWDRTLGSETSLLADLGLDSLRTLEILLVVEELGVELADDDVPDWETLGDVYQTYRRAACGPG; translated from the coding sequence ATGACGACGAGGGCAACCGAACAGGCCGTCGTCGAGCTCGAGTTCTACCGCCACCTGGCTGACGAGCTCGACTGGGACCGGACGCTCGGCAGCGAGACGTCCCTCCTGGCGGACCTCGGGCTCGACTCGCTGCGCACCCTGGAGATCCTGCTGGTCGTCGAGGAGCTCGGCGTGGAGCTGGCGGACGACGATGTCCCGGACTGGGAGACGCTGGGTGACGTCTACCAGACCTACCGCAGGGCGGCGTGCGGGCCCGGATAG
- a CDS encoding cytochrome P450: protein MTTARSSTSERSSRDWFRFDVVTEDDYHGELADRRRRDPVQHLASLPDGRPVGMYAVYRHDDVARVLRDQAMFTLDVVRDRYGAVLGRQTMISLDSEARRPYRRLVAGMLGPGRVPGLMARAVLPVLDELLDDLADRDAVDLATAVCGRLPVDSLARMMALPPEVAGSLGELSAAIAGFMDRPIPAVRAARALRGLLGEAIADRRRRPGADLISEVVNAEIDGAPLNDGEVVSLLTLLVWAGTETTGPALSNILCALLLHPDQLSRLRADPGLLSVAIEEGLRWEAPMQWTCRTVAADTELRGSPLPAGALVLAHIGSANRDGARYTEPGQFDLGRSPTDHFAFGHGPHHCVGSHLGRAVLRAAVSALLARYPDMALAGNPPVMTGQVVRSPSQLRVRLGRRDG, encoded by the coding sequence GTGACGACGGCTCGATCGTCGACGAGCGAGCGCTCCTCGCGCGATTGGTTCCGCTTCGACGTCGTGACCGAGGACGACTACCACGGCGAGCTCGCCGATCGGCGGCGGCGAGACCCGGTCCAGCATCTCGCGTCGCTTCCTGACGGCCGCCCTGTCGGGATGTACGCCGTCTACCGGCACGACGACGTCGCCCGGGTGCTGCGGGACCAGGCCATGTTCACCCTCGACGTGGTGCGCGATCGGTACGGTGCCGTGCTCGGCCGGCAGACGATGATCAGCCTCGACTCCGAGGCACGTCGGCCCTACCGCAGGCTGGTGGCGGGGATGCTCGGCCCCGGCCGGGTGCCCGGCCTGATGGCCAGGGCGGTCCTTCCCGTCCTCGACGAGCTGCTGGACGATCTGGCCGACCGCGACGCGGTCGACCTGGCGACGGCGGTCTGCGGCCGTCTACCGGTCGACTCCCTGGCGCGGATGATGGCGTTGCCGCCCGAGGTGGCGGGCTCGCTGGGCGAGCTGTCGGCCGCCATCGCCGGGTTCATGGACCGGCCCATCCCCGCCGTCCGGGCGGCACGCGCCCTGCGCGGCCTGCTGGGGGAGGCCATCGCCGACCGGCGTCGCCGTCCGGGCGCCGATCTCATCAGCGAGGTCGTGAACGCCGAGATCGACGGAGCGCCGCTGAACGACGGCGAAGTGGTCTCGCTGCTGACCCTGCTGGTCTGGGCGGGAACAGAGACGACCGGCCCTGCACTGAGCAACATTCTCTGCGCCTTGCTTCTTCATCCGGACCAACTGAGCCGACTGCGGGCCGATCCCGGTCTTCTGTCCGTGGCGATCGAGGAAGGCCTGCGCTGGGAGGCACCCATGCAGTGGACCTGTCGGACGGTGGCCGCCGACACCGAGTTGCGCGGCTCGCCGCTCCCGGCGGGAGCGCTGGTGCTCGCCCACATCGGATCGGCCAATCGCGACGGTGCTCGCTACACGGAGCCCGGGCAGTTCGACCTCGGCCGGTCGCCGACGGACCACTTCGCCTTCGGTCACGGGCCCCACCACTGCGTCGGCAGCCATCTCGGTCGGGCCGTGCTTCGTGCCGCGGTGTCGGCGCTCCTCGCTCGCTATCCGGACATGGCGCTGGCGGGCAATCCCCCCGTGATGACCGGCCAGGTCGTGCGCTCGCCGAGCCAGCTGCGGGTCCGGCTCGGCCGGCGAGACGGATGA
- a CDS encoding class I adenylate-forming enzyme family protein, with the protein MSPIKSTGSPLRAGMNLTQALDAAIDVSPGGVALVCGEQRQDLREIRTGADRLAQALAGRGVRAGDRVALLVPNGAASVQTVFGVWRLGAVVVHLDLRSTPGELAEMVATAGVETVVVDGDQRAAATERSLESVAVALVGRDRTLAVGEAGFSGWAGDELPEPATAGAGDLAVAFCTSGTTGRPKLVGHTHRTVIASTMALHRLHASFFDGTAGERARRVATILRRHGRRAFRARGQQMWMTPIAFSSVSGHQVVLGALLGGHRLVTMRSFHPRVALELVQGERVNILAATPSMAELMLAVRSIGSLDPSSLLVVGLGGGPVSPQLAQRVRERFGCGVGIGYGSTELGGGVLVSRLEDPVAVQTGTVGRPFPGSQVEVVGDDGVRVADGDIGELRCKVPSAMSGYLGPAPASASTEQGDEERWFCTGDLATMDRLGNVRIVGRKIDMIVRGSQNVYPDDVERVLARLPAIEQSAVVGVPDGPSGEQVWAFVTPAAGSTCTTGEVFAHCREHLAAYKVPDHICIRPMLPMTADGKVQKFLLAEEALGTRG; encoded by the coding sequence ATGAGCCCGATCAAGTCGACAGGGTCCCCTCTGCGGGCCGGGATGAACCTGACCCAGGCCCTCGACGCCGCCATCGACGTCAGCCCTGGTGGCGTCGCCCTGGTGTGCGGCGAGCAACGTCAGGACCTCCGGGAGATCCGCACGGGTGCCGACCGTCTGGCGCAGGCGCTCGCTGGCAGGGGTGTCCGGGCAGGAGACCGGGTTGCCCTGCTGGTGCCGAACGGTGCCGCGTCCGTGCAGACGGTCTTCGGGGTCTGGCGTCTGGGCGCGGTGGTTGTCCACCTGGACCTGCGGTCGACGCCCGGCGAGCTCGCCGAGATGGTGGCTACCGCCGGGGTCGAAACCGTCGTGGTCGACGGCGACCAGCGGGCGGCGGCGACAGAACGATCGCTGGAGTCGGTGGCCGTGGCGCTGGTCGGCCGCGACCGGACGCTCGCCGTCGGGGAGGCCGGGTTCTCGGGATGGGCGGGAGACGAGCTGCCCGAGCCGGCAACAGCCGGCGCCGGTGACCTGGCGGTGGCCTTCTGCACGTCGGGGACGACCGGGCGCCCGAAGCTGGTCGGTCACACCCACCGAACCGTCATCGCCTCGACCATGGCCCTGCATCGACTGCACGCCAGCTTCTTCGACGGGACTGCCGGCGAGCGCGCCCGCCGGGTCGCCACGATCCTGCGCCGGCACGGCCGCCGGGCCTTCCGGGCCCGAGGCCAGCAGATGTGGATGACACCGATCGCCTTCAGCTCGGTGTCCGGTCATCAGGTCGTCCTGGGCGCGCTCCTCGGCGGGCACCGCCTGGTGACGATGCGCTCGTTCCACCCCAGGGTGGCGCTGGAGCTGGTGCAGGGCGAGCGGGTCAACATCCTGGCGGCCACGCCATCCATGGCCGAGCTGATGCTGGCCGTGCGGTCCATCGGGTCCCTCGACCCGTCCTCGCTGCTGGTCGTGGGCCTCGGCGGTGGTCCGGTCTCGCCGCAACTCGCGCAGCGGGTGCGAGAGCGGTTCGGGTGCGGCGTCGGAATCGGCTACGGCTCGACCGAGCTCGGTGGGGGTGTGCTGGTGAGCAGGCTGGAGGACCCGGTCGCAGTGCAGACGGGCACGGTCGGGCGGCCCTTTCCAGGCTCCCAGGTCGAGGTCGTCGGAGACGACGGTGTTCGCGTGGCCGACGGCGACATCGGCGAGCTGCGCTGCAAGGTGCCGAGCGCCATGTCCGGCTACCTCGGCCCGGCGCCCGCCAGCGCGTCCACCGAACAGGGCGACGAGGAGCGGTGGTTCTGCACCGGTGATCTGGCCACCATGGACCGCCTGGGCAACGTGCGGATCGTCGGCCGCAAGATCGACATGATCGTCCGCGGCAGCCAGAACGTCTACCCCGACGATGTCGAGCGCGTGCTCGCACGTCTGCCGGCGATCGAACAGAGCGCCGTCGTTGGCGTTCCCGATGGCCCGTCGGGCGAGCAGGTATGGGCCTTCGTCACCCCCGCTGCGGGATCGACGTGCACGACGGGGGAGGTCTTCGCCCACTGTCGGGAGCACCTGGCCGCGTACAAGGTGCCCGACCACATCTGCATCCGGCCCATGCTCCCGATGACCGCCGACGGCAAGGTGCAGAAGTTCCTGCTGGCCGAGGAGGCGCTGGGCACCAGGGGCTAG
- a CDS encoding alpha/beta hydrolase has product MSVGDEQMCDAHVTVEDESATSPPAAASPPVAAYRAARRFFTDPRTVGVAQAGPRTAAFMARTWARSRESVEDPDAVPARPSLGLAVQVLLDELLISSMKNPRLLPRRADYERAGIEVAQAFELYRERGWLDNPETYHRAPAPPEGWSTRGERVLGQPYEHLSFQSGYEPHQGEPGRGRWLEKDANRTAHAWVLRQPHAGRPWVVCVHGFGTGAPFVDLRAFRARRLHGELGLNVVVPVLPLHGPRQDTGIASGDGFMSIDLVDTVHALAQSAWDVRSLIGWARVVGGDAPVGLWGLSLGGYVASLVAALEDGLACAIAGIPATDILDLYHRHSPIAVRRRALEHGALGPDATAVQSVVSPLVLTPKLPRERRYVFAGLGDRMSTSGQALRLWEHWDRPSVAWYPGGHVGFWWVGSVNRFVTEALISSGLSAGPADGHRPPADVATK; this is encoded by the coding sequence GTGAGCGTTGGGGACGAGCAAATGTGCGACGCACATGTGACCGTCGAGGATGAGTCGGCCACGTCGCCGCCCGCGGCCGCGTCGCCGCCCGTAGCCGCCTACCGGGCCGCTCGGCGCTTCTTCACCGACCCTCGCACGGTCGGGGTCGCCCAGGCCGGTCCCCGGACTGCCGCCTTCATGGCCCGTACCTGGGCCCGCAGCCGCGAGTCCGTCGAGGACCCCGATGCGGTGCCCGCTCGACCGTCGCTCGGCCTCGCCGTCCAGGTCCTGCTGGACGAGCTGCTCATCTCCAGCATGAAGAACCCCCGGCTCCTGCCTCGCCGGGCGGACTACGAGCGCGCCGGCATCGAGGTGGCGCAGGCCTTCGAGCTCTACCGGGAGCGGGGATGGCTCGACAACCCCGAGACCTACCACCGAGCGCCGGCCCCGCCAGAAGGGTGGTCGACGCGCGGCGAGCGGGTGCTCGGCCAGCCATACGAGCACCTGAGCTTTCAGAGCGGGTACGAACCCCATCAGGGCGAACCCGGTCGAGGGCGCTGGCTCGAGAAGGACGCCAACCGCACGGCCCACGCCTGGGTGCTGCGCCAGCCTCACGCGGGTCGCCCGTGGGTGGTCTGCGTGCACGGGTTCGGCACGGGCGCCCCCTTCGTCGACCTGCGGGCCTTCCGAGCCCGACGACTGCACGGCGAGCTCGGGTTGAACGTGGTGGTGCCGGTGCTCCCCCTGCACGGCCCGCGGCAGGACACAGGGATCGCCAGCGGCGACGGCTTCATGTCGATCGACCTGGTGGACACCGTCCATGCCCTGGCCCAGTCGGCGTGGGACGTCCGGTCGCTGATCGGCTGGGCCAGGGTCGTCGGCGGCGACGCACCGGTCGGCCTCTGGGGCCTGTCGCTCGGCGGCTACGTGGCATCCCTCGTGGCGGCGCTGGAGGACGGCCTGGCCTGTGCCATCGCGGGCATCCCGGCCACTGACATCCTCGACCTCTACCACCGCCACAGCCCGATCGCAGTGCGCAGGCGGGCGCTCGAGCACGGCGCCCTGGGACCCGACGCGACCGCGGTACAGAGCGTGGTCTCGCCGCTCGTGCTCACGCCGAAGCTGCCGCGCGAGCGACGGTACGTCTTCGCCGGGCTGGGTGACCGCATGTCCACCTCAGGCCAGGCGCTGCGCCTGTGGGAACACTGGGACCGGCCCAGCGTGGCCTGGTATCCCGGGGGCCACGTCGGCTTCTGGTGGGTCGGAAGCGTCAACCGGTTCGTGACCGAAGCGCTGATCTCGTCCGGGCTCTCCGCCGGACCGGCCGACGGCCACCGCCCCCCGGCAGACGTCGCCACGAAATAG
- a CDS encoding glycosyltransferase, with the protein MIGALPVAPPWGPERRDVPLEVVVVHRDQPAACVRTVLALHRQGLPVHVTVVDNGSAAAGQSALQALARRLSTVEVVTLGRNTGFGPAANVGLRRWLERGEGEWVAVVPHDALPQPGCLSRMLGAASSRPDAGLVSAEFGRAYDSKPVIDRYIGAYASPGRAGEGWEDADFPHGTLLVARRAALTEIGLFDERYFAYCEEADLGVRATRAGWKVGIIWGAVVDNPGHGNSEVVRYLKLRNTLLLVREHFGSYPAAIRCTFALLTLAARSCRRRAEAGDAHRRVEGRAILDFVRGHFGPPPASLT; encoded by the coding sequence GTGATCGGGGCGCTGCCCGTCGCTCCACCGTGGGGCCCCGAGAGGCGGGATGTCCCCCTCGAGGTCGTCGTGGTGCACCGCGACCAGCCCGCGGCATGTGTCCGGACGGTGCTGGCCCTGCATCGTCAGGGGCTACCGGTGCACGTGACAGTCGTGGACAACGGCTCCGCCGCGGCGGGACAGTCGGCGCTCCAGGCCCTGGCCCGGCGGCTTTCCACCGTGGAGGTGGTGACGCTCGGGCGCAACACGGGGTTCGGGCCCGCGGCCAACGTCGGCCTCCGGCGGTGGCTGGAGCGCGGCGAGGGCGAGTGGGTCGCGGTGGTGCCGCACGACGCCCTGCCCCAGCCGGGCTGTCTGTCCCGCATGTTAGGGGCCGCGTCGTCCCGTCCCGATGCAGGTCTGGTCAGCGCCGAGTTCGGCCGGGCGTACGACTCCAAGCCCGTCATCGACCGGTACATCGGCGCCTATGCGTCGCCCGGCCGTGCCGGCGAGGGCTGGGAGGACGCCGACTTCCCCCACGGCACCCTCCTCGTGGCCAGGCGGGCGGCCCTCACCGAGATCGGCCTGTTCGACGAGCGCTACTTCGCCTACTGCGAGGAAGCCGACCTGGGGGTGCGCGCGACGCGCGCCGGCTGGAAGGTGGGCATCATCTGGGGAGCCGTGGTCGACAACCCCGGGCACGGCAACAGCGAGGTCGTCCGCTACCTGAAGCTCCGCAACACGCTCCTTCTCGTCCGCGAGCACTTCGGTTCCTATCCGGCCGCCATCCGGTGCACGTTCGCCCTACTCACCCTGGCGGCCCGGTCGTGTCGCAGGCGGGCTGAGGCTGGCGACGCCCACCGGCGGGTCGAAGGACGGGCGATCCTCGACTTCGTGCGCGGCCACTTCGGCCCGCCGCCAGCGTCCCTGACATGA
- a CDS encoding ATP-binding protein, with amino-acid sequence MADIELTTTLPHDPSSAAEARRFLHGFLADSGESGLDEVAALLVSELVTNSVVHTRSAPEVTVRLDEGRLRVEVADESPTPPVRHRYSPRAATGRGMILVGELAAAWGSEPADTGKIVWFELDTGSPTARVEPGRRRLRKAQRGQPVTLWTRR; translated from the coding sequence ATGGCCGACATCGAGCTGACCACCACACTTCCGCACGACCCGTCCAGCGCCGCCGAGGCGCGGCGGTTCCTGCACGGCTTCCTCGCCGATTCGGGCGAGTCCGGCCTCGATGAGGTGGCGGCGCTGCTTGTCAGCGAGCTCGTCACCAACTCCGTGGTGCACACCCGCTCGGCCCCGGAGGTCACCGTCCGCCTCGACGAGGGGCGGCTGAGGGTGGAGGTGGCCGACGAGAGCCCGACACCGCCCGTCCGCCACCGCTACAGCCCGCGAGCCGCCACGGGCCGGGGCATGATCCTCGTCGGTGAGCTGGCGGCAGCGTGGGGCTCGGAGCCCGCCGATACGGGCAAGATCGTGTGGTTCGAGCTGGACACCGGATCTCCGACCGCACGGGTCGAGCCGGGCCGTCGTCGCCTTCGCAAGGCCCAACGAGGCCAGCCGGTGACGCTCTGGACCCGTCGCTAG
- a CDS encoding GAF domain-containing SpoIIE family protein phosphatase: MTRPARAERPQVVARRLGFLLAASQSVAARLDEDDALAALARIAVTAMADLCIIDLREPDGRLRRAAVAHADRDIEAQVREALYRWPPDAAGEHPAAEALRTGETQQAADLAAGLPDAIATDPDAAGLLRRLGLCSSLAVPLTTRGRTLGTVLLLSTATGLGFGPDDVDVAEDLARLAALAVDNARLVAAERAARETAEAARARVALLAEATSLLTETLQPITALERLAALMVPGLADWCRVDLLDETVGVRRAAMAHVDPAAEAAVLAVEEGVPVDPSSDAPMAQVLRTGSPLLLDEATDDVLVASARTLDQLAVYRSLGLRSLLVVPLQARGEVLGTLTLGSAGSERHFDEDDLALARDLGRRAGLAVDNARLYQREHRTAAVLQQALLPKQLAAVPGLALAARYLPATTGAEVGGDWYDVLPLADGRVGLVIGDVVGHDIEAASVMGTLRHVLRAYAWPGGGPASVIRRVDELARGPESDALATLVYALYDPARHQLAWSSAGHPPPLLVRPDGRAEYLLGANSTLVGVGPDVDRTERTATLDVGTTLVLYTDGLVETRVDSLTNGLDRLAALAQRQASASPDDLVDLLLTDVEAAEQRKDDIAILVARVVG; the protein is encoded by the coding sequence ATGACGCGACCTGCTCGAGCCGAGCGCCCGCAGGTGGTTGCCCGTCGTCTGGGCTTCCTGCTCGCTGCCAGCCAATCGGTGGCCGCCCGTCTCGACGAGGACGACGCCCTGGCCGCTCTGGCCCGCATCGCCGTCACCGCCATGGCGGACCTGTGCATCATCGACCTGCGTGAGCCCGACGGTCGGCTGCGGCGGGCGGCCGTGGCCCACGCCGATCGAGACATCGAGGCGCAGGTACGCGAGGCCTTGTACCGCTGGCCGCCCGATGCCGCGGGCGAGCACCCGGCGGCCGAGGCGCTGCGCACGGGCGAGACGCAACAGGCGGCGGACCTGGCTGCCGGGTTGCCCGACGCGATCGCCACCGACCCCGACGCCGCGGGACTGCTTCGCCGGTTGGGACTCTGCTCGTCCCTGGCGGTGCCGCTGACGACTCGGGGTCGCACCCTCGGCACCGTCCTGCTCCTGTCCACGGCGACCGGTCTGGGCTTCGGCCCCGACGACGTGGACGTCGCCGAGGACCTCGCCCGGCTCGCCGCCCTGGCCGTCGACAACGCCCGCCTGGTCGCCGCCGAGCGCGCCGCCCGAGAGACAGCCGAGGCGGCCCGAGCTCGGGTCGCTCTCCTGGCCGAGGCCACGAGCCTGCTCACCGAGACGCTCCAGCCCATCACCGCGCTCGAGCGCCTAGCCGCACTGATGGTGCCGGGGTTGGCCGACTGGTGCCGGGTCGACCTGCTGGACGAGACGGTGGGTGTTCGGCGGGCGGCCATGGCCCATGTCGACCCGGCCGCCGAGGCGGCCGTTCTGGCGGTCGAAGAGGGCGTGCCCGTCGATCCGTCGAGCGACGCCCCCATGGCCCAGGTCCTGCGAACCGGGAGCCCGCTGCTGCTCGACGAGGCCACTGACGACGTGCTCGTGGCCAGTGCCCGCACGCTGGACCAGCTCGCCGTCTACCGGTCGCTCGGTCTTCGCTCCCTGCTCGTCGTGCCGCTCCAGGCTCGCGGCGAGGTCCTGGGCACCCTCACGCTGGGCTCGGCGGGCTCCGAACGCCACTTCGACGAGGACGACCTGGCGCTGGCGCGCGACCTGGGCAGGCGGGCGGGGTTGGCCGTCGACAACGCCCGCCTCTACCAGCGCGAGCACCGCACCGCAGCGGTGCTCCAGCAGGCCCTGCTGCCCAAACAGCTCGCCGCCGTCCCGGGCCTGGCCCTGGCGGCCCGCTACCTGCCGGCCACCACGGGGGCCGAGGTCGGCGGGGATTGGTACGACGTCCTCCCCCTCGCCGACGGGCGCGTCGGGCTCGTCATCGGCGACGTGGTAGGCCACGACATCGAGGCGGCCAGTGTCATGGGGACCCTGCGCCACGTTCTCCGCGCCTACGCCTGGCCCGGCGGCGGCCCCGCGTCCGTGATCCGCCGGGTCGACGAGCTCGCCCGCGGACCCGAGTCAGATGCCCTCGCCACGCTTGTCTACGCCCTCTACGATCCCGCCCGGCACCAATTGGCCTGGAGCAGCGCCGGCCATCCTCCCCCGTTGCTCGTGCGACCGGACGGACGGGCCGAGTACCTGCTCGGCGCCAACTCGACCCTCGTCGGGGTGGGACCGGATGTCGATCGCACCGAACGAACGGCGACCCTCGACGTCGGCACGACGCTGGTCCTCTACACCGACGGTCTGGTGGAGACCCGCGTGGACTCGCTGACCAACGGTCTGGACCGTCTCGCCGCCCTCGCCCAGCGACAGGCATCCGCGTCGCCCGACGACCTGGTCGACCTGCTCCTGACCGATGTCGAGGCGGCAGAGCAGCGCAAGGACGACATCGCCATCCTGGTGGCGAGGGTGGTCGGCTGA
- a CDS encoding LysR family transcriptional regulator — protein sequence MDLRQLNTLLAVADQGSFTAAADALSTVQSNVSAHIARLEREVGAVLVDRSTGDLTEEGEAVAARARRVGVELEAVLGDLAALRDEVAGTVRIGMVGTTARWLAPHLLQTAAARHPKLHLVVVDGISTSLEPQLATGQLDLAVVNPPAPTADLTFTPLFEEDLVLVVRADDPLAKRGPLDLAELAGLELLLPLPGTSFRDELDQAVRPRGITLTPRAELDGVRLIASLTFDGHGPAILPATAVPEYLRRQWRLVQVRGIPRRRIGVAQRSRGLPSAPARALLSILHDVVTDQATTPDELHVVPELLAGRLGLAPRPARPAGGSDPGRGVTGVEGGSRVSASRRTR from the coding sequence ATGGATCTTCGACAGCTGAACACCCTGCTGGCGGTCGCCGACCAGGGCAGCTTCACGGCCGCGGCCGACGCCCTCAGCACCGTCCAGTCCAACGTGTCGGCCCACATCGCCCGGTTGGAGCGCGAGGTCGGCGCCGTCCTGGTGGACCGCTCGACCGGCGACCTCACCGAGGAGGGCGAGGCGGTCGCCGCCCGGGCCCGACGCGTCGGTGTCGAGCTCGAGGCGGTCCTCGGTGACCTGGCCGCGCTCCGCGACGAGGTCGCCGGCACCGTCCGCATCGGCATGGTCGGGACCACCGCTCGCTGGCTCGCTCCCCACCTCCTCCAGACGGCGGCGGCGCGACACCCCAAGCTCCACCTTGTCGTGGTGGATGGCATCTCCACATCACTGGAGCCCCAGCTGGCCACCGGTCAGCTGGACCTGGCCGTCGTCAACCCTCCGGCCCCGACCGCCGACCTCACCTTCACCCCGCTGTTCGAAGAGGACCTGGTGCTCGTCGTCCGGGCCGACGATCCCCTGGCCAAGCGGGGACCTCTGGACCTGGCCGAGCTCGCCGGGCTCGAGCTCCTGCTGCCGTTGCCGGGGACGTCGTTTCGTGACGAGCTGGACCAGGCCGTCCGACCACGGGGGATCACCCTCACCCCGCGGGCTGAGCTCGACGGGGTACGGCTGATCGCCTCGCTCACCTTCGACGGCCACGGACCGGCCATCCTCCCAGCCACCGCGGTGCCCGAGTACCTCCGGCGCCAGTGGCGGCTCGTCCAGGTACGGGGGATCCCCCGACGCCGAATCGGCGTGGCCCAGCGATCTCGGGGCCTGCCGTCGGCCCCGGCGCGGGCACTGCTGTCGATCCTGCACGACGTGGTGACGGACCAGGCCACCACCCCTGACGAGCTGCACGTGGTGCCCGAGTTGCTCGCCGGACGGTTAGGGTTGGCCCCTCGACCCGCCCGCCCCGCCGGTGGGTCCGATCCGGGAAGAGGGGTGACGGGCGTGGAGGGGGGCAGCAGGGTATCCGCCTCCAGGCGGACGCGATGA
- a CDS encoding HAD-IB family hydrolase — MSPGAAFFDLDRTLLKGPSGPAINQAVAEAGLTGGRRLPGEALLFGIYNLMGETLPSMALTRSAVLMARGWPVEVVRQAGKAAADRLEALVSPYARPLLADHRRAGHPLVMATTTPYDLIAPLAERLGFDDVVATRYAEDDGVYNGRLVEGFVWARGKLSAVSRWASNAGVSLDESFAYSDSVYDLPLLSAVGHPHAVNPDLRLLPLALLQRWPVLHLDVPPGVPKFMGMEPLDLARMLVQPQLLPFVRLDIGGLTHIPKRGPAVLVANHRSYFDVLALGLTVLKSGRSLRYLGKKEVFDAPVIGPMASAMGGIRVERGSGSDEPLREAAHALEAGDLVAIQPQGTIPRGRDFFDPVLKGRTGAARLAAMTGAPVIPIGLWGTEAVWPRSSRIPNLTNVVHPPSVRTRVGRPVRLELTDPEADTERIMAAIVDLLPPEARVPREPTAEEIARATPAGRQAEAPAR, encoded by the coding sequence ATGAGCCCCGGAGCCGCCTTCTTCGACCTGGATCGCACGCTCCTCAAGGGTCCGAGCGGACCAGCGATCAACCAGGCGGTCGCCGAGGCGGGCCTGACCGGCGGCCGCCGCCTGCCGGGCGAGGCGCTGCTGTTCGGCATCTACAACCTCATGGGCGAGACGCTGCCGTCGATGGCCCTGACGAGGAGCGCGGTGCTGATGGCCCGCGGCTGGCCGGTTGAGGTCGTCCGCCAGGCGGGCAAGGCGGCCGCCGATCGGCTGGAGGCCCTCGTCAGCCCGTACGCCCGGCCGTTGCTGGCCGATCATCGGCGCGCCGGGCACCCACTGGTCATGGCCACCACTACCCCGTACGACCTCATCGCGCCCCTGGCCGAGCGCCTCGGCTTCGACGACGTGGTGGCGACCCGCTACGCCGAGGACGACGGCGTGTACAACGGCCGCCTGGTAGAGGGCTTCGTGTGGGCTCGGGGCAAGCTCAGTGCCGTGAGTCGCTGGGCGAGCAACGCCGGCGTCTCCCTCGACGAGAGCTTCGCCTACTCCGACAGCGTGTACGACCTTCCGCTGCTGTCGGCGGTCGGCCACCCCCACGCGGTGAACCCCGACCTCCGCCTGCTGCCGCTCGCCCTGCTCCAGCGCTGGCCCGTGCTCCATCTCGACGTGCCTCCGGGAGTGCCCAAATTCATGGGCATGGAGCCCCTCGATCTGGCGCGAATGCTGGTGCAGCCCCAGTTGCTGCCCTTCGTCCGGCTCGACATCGGCGGCCTGACTCACATTCCCAAACGTGGTCCGGCGGTGCTGGTGGCCAATCACCGGAGCTATTTCGACGTTCTGGCGCTCGGCCTCACCGTGTTGAAGAGCGGGCGCTCGCTTCGCTACCTGGGCAAGAAGGAGGTCTTCGACGCGCCGGTGATCGGCCCCATGGCCAGCGCCATGGGCGGGATACGGGTCGAGCGGGGGAGCGGCTCGGACGAGCCGCTGCGCGAGGCGGCGCATGCGCTGGAGGCCGGCGACCTGGTGGCCATCCAGCCCCAGGGGACGATCCCGCGGGGCCGGGACTTCTTCGATCCCGTGCTCAAGGGCAGGACCGGAGCCGCCCGCCTGGCCGCCATGACGGGCGCTCCCGTCATCCCCATCGGCCTCTGGGGAACCGAGGCCGTGTGGCCTCGCTCGTCGCGGATACCCAATCTGACCAACGTCGTGCACCCGCCCTCGGTGCGCACACGGGTGGGCCGACCGGTCCGCCTCGAGCTGACCGACCCCGAGGCCGACACCGAGCGCATCATGGCCGCCATCGTCGACCTGCTCCCTCCGGAGGCCCGGGTGCCCCGGGAGCCCAC